The nucleotide window CCGACTGTTGGCATTGACCCTGTATTAAAAAAGGAAATTTGGTCAGAGCTTGTTCGCCTAAAAAATGATGAGCAAAAAACAATTTTAGTGACAACACATGCGATGGATGAAGCAGAGAAATGCGACCAATTAATTATGCTGCGGGATGGACATATTATTGCCAAAGGGACTCCTCAAGCATTGAAAGCTCATTACGAGGCTCAGGATTTCGATGAAGTATTTTTAAAGGCTGGAGGCGAGGTACTATGAGAATTGCTGCAATTGTGACACGAATTATACAACAAATGCGACGAGATCGCCGCACATTGGCACTCTTATTTCTTGCGCCATTGCTTGTCTTAACATTAATGTCCTTTATTTTTAACAGCAATGAAGCAAGCATCACTTTAGTTGTTTCTAATGACACAGCACCCTTAATTGACAATCTTGAGGAAACAGATTTTCATATTATTGAGCAAGATAATTTTTCAGTGCAGCAATTAAAGGAGCTGCAATATGATGGCTGGCTCAATATGGAGCAAGGAAATATCCAGCTCACTTTATTAAATGACAATCCATCTACTGCAAAAATGCTGACAGCCAAACTAGCTCAAATCATGCAGCCAACAGCGGCTCACACATTGTCAGCAGATTATGCTTATGGTGATAAAGATACAACAATTTTCGATACATTTAGCCCGATGCTTATTGGCTTTTTCGTCTTCTTTTTCGTTTTTTTAATTACTGGCATTGCGCTATTAAAAGAACGTACATCAGGAACATTGGAACGCCTATTAGCAACACCGATTAAGCGCTATGAAATTGTAGCAGGCTATATGATTGGCTACGGCTTGTTTGCCTTTTTACAAACAATTATTATCGTTTTATTTGGCATTTATGTATTGGATATTGTGCATGTTGGCTCGATTTGGCTTGTTTTATTAATCAATATTGTTGTAGCACTAGTCGCACTATCATTAGGAGCCCTCTTATCCAGCTTTGCAACATCCGAATTTCAAATGATGCAATTTATTCCGTTAGTTATTGTGCCGCAAATATTTTTCTCAGGCATTTTTCCGCTTGATAGCATGGCAAACTGGCTGCAAAATATCGGTCATATTATGCCCCTTTACTACGCGGCAGATGCGCTGAATGGCGTTATGTACAAGGGCTACGCATTGAGTGATATTGCTCTAAACTTAACTGTGCTTGCTAGCTTCGCCATTGTCTTTATTGCACTGACAATTGTTAGCCTGAAGAAATATCGGGTATTGTAGAAGCTATGTTGCTTATACTGCTTTTCTGTCTCGCTATTACATTGCACAATATTGAAGAAGCCATTTGGCTACCGAAATGGTCACAGCAGGCTTCAAAATACCAAAAGCCCGTCACACCAAACGAGTTTCGATTTGCTGTCATTGTCATTACATTTTTCGCTTATTTCTCTGCATTTAGCTTTAGCCATTTTCCACAGTCTAATTTGGCAAAATGGCTGTTCATCGGCTTTTTAGGCTCCATGATTCTCAATGCTATTTTCCCACATTTGATGGCAACTATTTTAATGAAAAGCTATGCACCTGGTCTTCTTACAGGCTTATTGCTCAATATACCAATCAATTCTCTCATTATTTATCAACTGTTTTCTAAAGGCTTGATTGTGTGGAGTGAGTTCTTCCTGTCCACATTAATTGTAGGTATTGCTTTATTAGCAATAATTCCTTTACTGTTTAAAATCGGCGAAAGATTATTTTAACAAGAAAACTAAAGTTATTTATGAGAAGGGACAGGAAACCTACCAAATATAAAGAAGCCAAGCAACTAGCTTGGTTTCTTTATATTCAAAAATATGCAAATCGTTAACACACTAACAAAAAATGAATCAATTACTCGCACTACCCATACACCATAGCTAGTAAATGGCATATAGGCAATCATGCCCCAAATTGCGGCATATACGAATGTTAAAACAGCTATCGCACCCCAAAAAGCAAATTTTCGTTTTAATGAAATCGTTGACTTATTTTTACTAACAGATGCTCTGTAACATACATAAATTAAAATAAGTGTCAGCCCTATAACGGTGCTGCCATGCTGTAAAAGCTTATAGAGTGGAATGGGTAAGCCATATGTTTCATTAAGCATCAGAAGCTGTTCAACCATAAAGCCGGTACGATGTGTAAATGCATCCCATACAACATGTGTTAGCATCCCTAGCAATGCTGAATAACAAAAAACAATAGATTTCCATGCTTTACTCCCTACTGTTTCACAATGAGTCGTATCCTGCAAAAAATTAGGCAAATGCGTTAAAATATTTTGCTGAACAAACTGACGATAAATCCAATACACACATATAACTAACGGAAGATTAAAGTAAAGAAAGCCTGCAAATGTATGCCCAATCTCCCCACCTGGTCGTCCTCTTAAAAAATATTCAAAATCTGGCGCCATGCTTCCTAGAACGAGTGCGGCAAAATGAACATAGCGACTCCTTCGAGAAAAAGGCAATATTGCTGCCGGGTGTGCAAATGTTAAAGGCATAGTTATAACTCCTTACTTAAGTAATACTTCAAAATACCTCAAAAACTGCTCATCGTTTACTATACGATAGCCGCGCGTGCTTTTGAATGGTACAACAATAATATTTGGCGCAACAAGATAAAGGGTATTTGAAGCATTCCAATTAATACGATACACAGTGTCCAATATGTCATAGGAGCTATTTTTTATTTTCTTCAGTTTTAAGTTTTCGATATATGTAGCTATTTCAGCCTGTTGTTCCTTTGTTACTGTAATGCTCTCAAAGCTTATACCTTCTACCTTTTCAACAGTAAACTTTGTCGAAATGCTCTCTACCTTTAATAAGCCTTTTACTGTATCTGTCTTAAAATACACAACCGATATTGCGATAACAAATACTAATAGGGTGATGGAAAGTAATTTTTTCAATACAAAACCTCCCTGTTATTCAATTATCTTTTTTAACTCCATTAAAACATTAGATATATAGGCATTAGTATGAGGTAAAAAATCACCTTTAGCTACTCGTCTATCTACTTCAACTTGTCTCAGCTTCTTATCTACTACGATACCTGTAGCGCAAATATTCTCTATTTTCCCAAACCATAACTGTTCAAATAACGCTAACTCTACCTTCATTATGCCTACGACTTCTTCCATTTGAAATGTGTAATTTAGCGGATTGGGTATGTTATAAAAAAATATATGTGCCAATTCCCTATCAATGATGATGTCTTGAATAATTTCATCCTGTATACACCCAATATAAATTAAATCCTCTAGTGCTAAATCTATGCCTAGCTCTTCATGCACTTCCCTAATACCATCTGCAACATTTTCCTCTGCATTGATATACCCTGCTGCTGTTATGTCTAACAGATTCGAATAATCCTTCTTTTCAGCACATCTCATTTGAAAATGAAGAAAATGTTTATCCTCCTCTTTGCTAATAAACCAACAATGGAATGTTTCGTGCCATAGTCCTTTGCTATGCACCTCTTCTCTTGTGGCTATCCCTGTATGCTTTCCATGATGATCAAAAACCTTTAATAATTCTGTGTCCATTTTCTCACCTCTACAAATTCGTCTTGTTGCGTATAAGACGATGCAACCATGTAGAGAGATACAATTTTGTTAGAGAAAGATGGAAAACCTGCTCAGATGCATATTTGAGCAGGTTTCATACACTTTATTTTTTTGCCTGAAAATCATAGGTATTATCTATCAATATTCCTCTACTCTAGTAGGCAATACGAGAAAAATATTGCACTTATTCGCTAGACATATGCCTACTTTTTCACATATTATGCTTCCTATACTCCTCCAAGCACTTCTCACAAATACAGCTTGTCGGATTTTCTGATAGCATTTCCTTTGGGAAATTTGCTGTCATGCACCAGCAGTCACCTTTTTGACTCGCAACACCACAATGATTGTTGCCGCCGCATAGCGGGCATTGTTTTTCATCTGCCATATGCTTAGTCCTCGTCGTCGATAAACTCTGGCTCGATTTTTTCTAGGCGCTCTTCCTTTAAAATCGTGAACATATTTGCTGCATCTTCCTTGCGAGCATTTTCGTTTAGCTGCTCAACGCGGGCTGTCACAATTTTTTGCCCGAAGCGGATTGCTAGCTCGTCACCAACCTTTACTGTGCTGCTTGCCTTCGCTACTTTGTCATTAATTGTAATACGCCCTTGTACTGCAACTTCCTTTGCTAGCGTACGGCGTTTAATTAATCTTGATACTTTTAAAAATTTATCTAATCGCATAATTATTCTCCCTTTTCCTGCTTTTTTGCCTCATTCCAAAAGGCGTCTAATTGTTCTAACGTGAATGCTGTGAAATCTTGTCCACTCGCCTTTACTTGCTGCTCCACATAGCCAAAGCGACGGGCAAATTTTTCATTTGCATGAATCATTGCTTCCTCTGGGGAAATTTTATAGAAGCGTGCAATATTCACTAATGTAAATAAGACATCACCGAATTCATCAAGGCGTGAATTTGCTGAGCCT belongs to Lysinibacillus louembei and includes:
- a CDS encoding ABC transporter permease gives rise to the protein MRIAAIVTRIIQQMRRDRRTLALLFLAPLLVLTLMSFIFNSNEASITLVVSNDTAPLIDNLEETDFHIIEQDNFSVQQLKELQYDGWLNMEQGNIQLTLLNDNPSTAKMLTAKLAQIMQPTAAHTLSADYAYGDKDTTIFDTFSPMLIGFFVFFFVFLITGIALLKERTSGTLERLLATPIKRYEIVAGYMIGYGLFAFLQTIIIVLFGIYVLDIVHVGSIWLVLLINIVVALVALSLGALLSSFATSEFQMMQFIPLVIVPQIFFSGIFPLDSMANWLQNIGHIMPLYYAADALNGVMYKGYALSDIALNLTVLASFAIVFIALTIVSLKKYRVL
- a CDS encoding HXXEE domain-containing protein gives rise to the protein MLILLFCLAITLHNIEEAIWLPKWSQQASKYQKPVTPNEFRFAVIVITFFAYFSAFSFSHFPQSNLAKWLFIGFLGSMILNAIFPHLMATILMKSYAPGLLTGLLLNIPINSLIIYQLFSKGLIVWSEFFLSTLIVGIALLAIIPLLFKIGERLF
- a CDS encoding DUF4184 family protein — protein: MPLTFAHPAAILPFSRRSRYVHFAALVLGSMAPDFEYFLRGRPGGEIGHTFAGFLYFNLPLVICVYWIYRQFVQQNILTHLPNFLQDTTHCETVGSKAWKSIVFCYSALLGMLTHVVWDAFTHRTGFMVEQLLMLNETYGLPIPLYKLLQHGSTVIGLTLILIYVCYRASVSKNKSTISLKRKFAFWGAIAVLTFVYAAIWGMIAYMPFTSYGVWVVRVIDSFFVSVLTICIFLNIKKPS
- a CDS encoding NUDIX hydrolase; amino-acid sequence: MDTELLKVFDHHGKHTGIATREEVHSKGLWHETFHCWFISKEEDKHFLHFQMRCAEKKDYSNLLDITAAGYINAEENVADGIREVHEELGIDLALEDLIYIGCIQDEIIQDIIIDRELAHIFFYNIPNPLNYTFQMEEVVGIMKVELALFEQLWFGKIENICATGIVVDKKLRQVEVDRRVAKGDFLPHTNAYISNVLMELKKIIE
- a CDS encoding cysteine-rich CWC family protein, producing the protein MADEKQCPLCGGNNHCGVASQKGDCWCMTANFPKEMLSENPTSCICEKCLEEYRKHNM
- a CDS encoding RNA-binding S4 domain-containing protein, whose translation is MRLDKFLKVSRLIKRRTLAKEVAVQGRITINDKVAKASSTVKVGDELAIRFGQKIVTARVEQLNENARKEDAANMFTILKEERLEKIEPEFIDDED